One part of the Methylobacterium terrae genome encodes these proteins:
- a CDS encoding sensor histidine kinase, protein MTPAVEAPGMSQAHPADLPAAAPRRALLGGAGARRWAWAAAILALTLAVFLLALNAGHDQVRRAARQRLVIAEAVLRAAFDRYRSLPTVLALDTQVQGLLADPAASGAVAAVNAKFEAIAGASGAAAIYLMDANGLTLGASNWNQPLSFVGSTYAYRPYFLDALASGASRYFGVGTTTQQPGLFIGKAVVARGGEGAGPVAGVVVVKVDLEGLEGEWRRAGEQILVSDAAGIVFLASEPGWKYRPFRPLAAADTDRIRAARQYGDSDLRPLLEDGPPDPGGTIRLPSAGRAGRGIVEPVAMPDLGWTLWYVAPTGAAFRQALLVAAATGVACLALAFALAAASQKRRRLRAEQAMRLALERRVAERTHDLSDANARLRAEIGERERATAALRATQDELIHAGRLAALGQISTAINHEINQPLAALRTFLASTAVFLERGDEATVRRNLQRMTEVTQRIAEIIRHLKDFARKTGPGHCEPVRLAAAAEAALDLLRVRLRADGVAVECRIPPDATVRAEPVRLEQVLLNLMVNALDAMRDAPERRLSLSAAHEPASPGDSASSWRLAVADSGSGIAAEHMGRIFDPFFTTKSAGEGLGLGLSLSSLIVRDLGGSLAAENGERGAVLTLVLPAMEA, encoded by the coding sequence GTGACCCCCGCAGTCGAGGCGCCCGGCATGAGCCAAGCCCATCCTGCCGACCTCCCGGCCGCGGCGCCGCGGCGCGCGCTCCTCGGCGGGGCCGGGGCCCGGCGGTGGGCCTGGGCGGCCGCGATCCTGGCGCTCACCCTCGCGGTCTTCCTCCTCGCCCTGAATGCCGGCCACGACCAGGTGCGGCGCGCCGCGCGCCAGCGCCTCGTGATCGCCGAGGCGGTCCTGCGCGCGGCGTTCGACCGCTACCGCTCCCTGCCCACCGTCCTCGCCCTCGACACGCAGGTCCAGGGCCTGCTGGCCGATCCGGCCGCGTCCGGTGCGGTCGCGGCCGTCAACGCCAAGTTCGAGGCGATCGCCGGGGCCTCGGGGGCCGCCGCGATCTACCTCATGGACGCGAACGGGCTCACGCTCGGCGCGAGCAACTGGAACCAGCCGCTCTCCTTCGTCGGCTCCACCTACGCCTACCGGCCCTACTTCCTCGACGCCCTGGCGAGCGGCGCCTCGCGCTACTTCGGGGTCGGCACCACCACCCAGCAGCCGGGCCTGTTCATCGGCAAGGCGGTGGTCGCGCGAGGCGGGGAGGGCGCCGGCCCGGTCGCGGGCGTCGTGGTGGTCAAGGTCGACCTCGAGGGCCTGGAGGGCGAGTGGCGGCGGGCGGGCGAGCAGATCCTCGTCTCCGACGCCGCCGGGATCGTCTTCCTGGCGAGCGAGCCCGGCTGGAAGTACCGCCCGTTCCGGCCTCTCGCCGCGGCCGACACGGACCGCATCCGCGCGGCCCGGCAATACGGCGACAGCGACCTGCGGCCCCTCCTGGAGGACGGCCCGCCCGATCCCGGCGGGACGATCCGGCTCCCCTCCGCCGGCCGGGCCGGGCGCGGCATCGTCGAGCCCGTCGCGATGCCGGATCTCGGCTGGACGCTCTGGTACGTCGCCCCGACCGGGGCCGCCTTCCGCCAGGCCCTCCTGGTGGCGGCCGCCACGGGCGTCGCCTGCCTGGCGCTCGCCTTCGCGCTCGCCGCCGCGAGCCAGAAGCGGCGGCGCCTGCGGGCCGAGCAGGCGATGCGGCTCGCCCTCGAGCGGCGTGTGGCGGAGCGGACCCACGACCTCAGCGACGCCAACGCGCGCCTGCGGGCCGAGATCGGCGAGCGCGAGCGCGCCACCGCGGCCCTGCGGGCGACCCAGGACGAGCTGATCCATGCCGGCCGGCTCGCGGCGCTCGGCCAGATCTCCACGGCGATCAACCACGAGATCAACCAGCCGCTCGCGGCCCTGCGCACCTTCCTGGCCAGCACCGCGGTGTTCCTCGAGCGCGGCGACGAGGCGACGGTGCGCCGCAACCTGCAGCGCATGACCGAGGTCACGCAGCGCATCGCCGAGATCATCCGCCACCTCAAGGACTTCGCCCGCAAGACCGGCCCCGGGCATTGCGAGCCGGTGCGCCTCGCCGCGGCGGCGGAGGCCGCCCTCGACCTGCTGCGGGTCCGGCTGCGGGCCGACGGCGTCGCGGTCGAGTGCCGGATCCCGCCCGACGCGACGGTGCGGGCCGAGCCGGTGCGCCTCGAGCAGGTGCTCCTGAACCTCATGGTCAACGCCCTCGACGCGATGCGCGACGCCCCCGAGCGCCGGCTCTCGTTGAGCGCGGCGCACGAGCCGGCCTCCCCCGGCGATTCCGCCTCCTCCTGGCGGCTCGCCGTCGCGGATAGCGGCAGCGGGATCGCGGCCGAGCATATGGGACGGATCTTCGATCCGTTCTTCACCACCAAGTCCGCCGGCGAGGGGCTCGGGCTCGGCCTGTCCCTGTCCTCGCTCATCGTGCGCGACCTCGGGGGCAGCCTGGCTGCCGAGAACGGCGAGCGCGGCGCCGTGCTGACCCTCGTCCTGCCGGCGATGGAGGCCTGA
- a CDS encoding sigma-54-dependent transcriptional regulator, translated as MAARVERVLFVDDEETVREALEQWLTLAGYAVSTFEAPDGALAAIDERFPGILVTDMRMPRMDGLAVLERALSLDPELPVLLVTGHGDVPMAVEAMRRGAYDFIEKPFAPERLVDAIGRACEKRHLTLRLRRLHAGTDAHAIESRLIGTSRAMEALRREVLDLAATPVNVVVNGETGSGKELVAQCLHAFSSRREGRFVPVNCGAIPDTMMESELFGYEAGAFTGALKRRIGKLEYAHRGTLFLDEIEAMPLSGQVKLLRVLQEHRVERLGANESVAADLRTLCASKVDLRAEAEAGRFRPDLYYRLDVASLRIPPLRERREDIPLLFEHFAARAAEAHGRAMRPLSTRHVRDLVEQPWPGNVRELRNAAERYAFGLDRLGAAPDPGEAGQPPLAARVEAYERGLIEQALQQAQGNIAEAMRLLDVPRRTLNEKMQRYGLSRGDFVG; from the coding sequence ATGGCGGCACGGGTGGAACGCGTCCTCTTCGTCGACGACGAGGAGACGGTGCGCGAGGCGCTGGAGCAGTGGCTGACCCTCGCCGGCTACGCCGTCTCGACCTTCGAGGCCCCCGACGGCGCGCTCGCCGCGATCGACGAGCGCTTCCCCGGCATCCTCGTCACCGACATGCGCATGCCGCGGATGGACGGCCTCGCGGTGCTGGAGCGGGCGCTCAGCCTGGATCCCGAGCTGCCGGTCCTGCTCGTCACCGGCCACGGCGACGTGCCGATGGCGGTCGAGGCGATGCGGCGCGGCGCCTACGACTTCATCGAGAAGCCTTTCGCGCCCGAGCGCCTCGTCGACGCGATCGGCCGCGCCTGCGAGAAGCGCCACCTCACCCTGCGCCTGCGCCGGCTCCACGCGGGCACGGACGCGCACGCCATCGAGAGCCGGCTGATCGGCACCTCCCGGGCGATGGAGGCCCTGCGGCGCGAGGTGCTCGACCTCGCCGCGACACCGGTCAACGTCGTCGTCAATGGCGAGACCGGCTCCGGCAAGGAGCTGGTGGCGCAGTGCCTGCACGCCTTCTCGAGCCGGCGCGAGGGGCGCTTCGTCCCGGTCAATTGCGGCGCGATCCCCGACACGATGATGGAGAGCGAGCTGTTCGGCTACGAGGCCGGCGCCTTCACGGGCGCGCTCAAGCGCCGGATCGGCAAGCTCGAATACGCCCATCGCGGCACGCTCTTCCTCGACGAGATCGAGGCGATGCCGCTCTCCGGCCAGGTCAAGCTGCTGCGGGTGCTGCAGGAGCACCGGGTGGAGCGGCTCGGCGCCAACGAGTCGGTCGCCGCCGACCTGCGCACGCTCTGCGCCAGCAAGGTCGACCTGCGCGCCGAGGCCGAGGCCGGGCGCTTCCGCCCCGACCTCTACTACCGCCTCGACGTCGCGAGCCTGCGCATCCCGCCCTTGCGCGAGCGGCGCGAGGACATCCCGCTCCTGTTCGAGCACTTCGCCGCCCGGGCCGCCGAGGCGCATGGCCGGGCGATGCGGCCGTTGAGCACCCGGCATGTCCGGGACCTCGTCGAGCAGCCCTGGCCCGGCAACGTGCGCGAATTGCGCAACGCGGCCGAGCGCTACGCCTTCGGCCTCGACCGGCTCGGCGCCGCCCCGGACCCGGGCGAGGCCGGGCAGCCGCCGCTCGCCGCGCGGGTCGAGGCCTACGAGCGGGGCCTGATCGAGCAGGCGCTGCAGCAGGCGCAGGGCAACATCGCGGAAGCGATGCGTCTCCTCGACGTGCCTCGGCGCACCCTCAACGAGAAGATGCAGCGCTACGGCCTGAGCCGCGGCGACTTCGTCGGTTAG
- a CDS encoding acyl-CoA thioesterase, which produces MSDALPSPLPAWGPPVIRTIAMPADTNPAGDIFGGWLMAQMDLAAGNVAARRARGRCATIAVEGMTFLQPVVVGDEVSLYAQIVSVGRSSIRIQIEAWRRARESEETIKVTQALFTFVAIDENRRPRAVPPETPGSGGA; this is translated from the coding sequence ATGTCCGACGCGCTGCCCTCTCCTCTGCCCGCCTGGGGTCCCCCGGTGATCCGCACCATCGCCATGCCGGCCGACACCAACCCGGCGGGCGACATCTTCGGCGGCTGGCTCATGGCCCAGATGGATCTCGCCGCCGGCAACGTGGCGGCGCGCCGGGCCCGGGGGCGCTGCGCCACCATCGCGGTCGAGGGCATGACCTTCCTGCAGCCGGTCGTGGTCGGCGACGAGGTCAGCCTCTACGCGCAGATCGTCTCGGTGGGCCGGTCCTCGATCCGCATCCAGATCGAGGCGTGGCGCCGCGCCCGGGAGAGCGAGGAGACCATCAAGGTGACGCAGGCGCTGTTCACCTTCGTGGCGATCGACGAGAACCGGCGCCCCCGCGCGGTGCCGCCGGAGACGCCCGGATCGGGTGGGGCCTAA
- the leuC gene encoding 3-isopropylmalate dehydratase large subunit, which produces MTAPRTLYDKIWDDHVVDRQPDGTCLLYIDRHLVHEVTSPQAFEGLRLAGRRVRHPEKTLAVVDHNVQTSDRSFGIEDPESRTQIDTLAENVREFGIEYYDALDRRQGIVHIIGPEQGFTLPGQTIVCGDSHTSTHGAFGALAHGIGTSEVEHVLATQTLIQKKAKNMRAVVDGRLPAGVGAKDIILAIIGEIGTAGGTGHVLEYAGEAIRGLSMEGRMTICNMSIEGGARAGMVAPDETTFAYIKDRPKAPKGEAFERAVAYWRNLVSDEGAHFDREIRLDAANLPPIVTWGTSPEDVISVQGRVPDPAAIEDENLRLSKEKALSYMGLTPGTKITDIALDKVFIGSCTNGRIEDLRIVARMVEGRKIHPNVSGMVVPGSGLVKEQAEQEGLARILIEAGFDWREPGCSMCLGMNADRLKPHERCASTSNRNFEGRQGHKGRTHLVSPAMAAAAAIAGHFVDIREWPAGA; this is translated from the coding sequence ATGACTGCCCCTCGCACCCTCTACGACAAGATCTGGGACGACCACGTCGTCGATCGTCAGCCGGACGGCACCTGCCTCCTCTACATCGACCGTCACCTCGTCCACGAGGTCACCTCTCCCCAGGCCTTCGAGGGGCTTCGTCTCGCCGGGCGCCGGGTGCGCCACCCGGAGAAGACGCTGGCGGTCGTCGACCACAACGTCCAGACCTCGGACCGCAGCTTCGGGATCGAGGATCCCGAGAGCCGCACGCAGATCGACACGCTGGCCGAGAACGTCCGCGAGTTCGGCATCGAGTACTACGACGCGCTCGATCGTCGGCAGGGCATCGTCCACATCATCGGGCCGGAGCAGGGCTTCACCCTGCCGGGCCAGACGATCGTCTGCGGCGATTCCCACACCTCGACCCACGGCGCCTTCGGGGCGCTCGCCCACGGCATCGGCACGTCGGAGGTCGAGCACGTGCTCGCCACCCAGACGCTGATCCAGAAGAAGGCGAAGAACATGCGCGCCGTCGTCGACGGCCGCCTGCCCGCCGGCGTCGGGGCCAAGGACATCATCCTGGCGATCATCGGCGAGATCGGCACCGCCGGCGGCACCGGCCACGTGCTGGAATATGCCGGCGAGGCGATCCGGGGCCTCTCGATGGAGGGCCGGATGACGATCTGCAACATGTCGATCGAGGGCGGGGCCCGCGCCGGCATGGTCGCCCCCGACGAGACCACCTTCGCCTACATCAAGGACCGGCCGAAGGCGCCGAAGGGCGAGGCGTTCGAGCGCGCGGTCGCGTACTGGCGCAACCTCGTCTCCGACGAGGGCGCCCATTTCGACCGCGAGATCCGGCTCGATGCCGCAAATCTCCCGCCGATCGTGACCTGGGGCACGAGCCCCGAGGACGTCATCTCGGTCCAGGGCCGGGTGCCGGACCCGGCCGCCATCGAGGACGAGAACCTGCGCCTCTCGAAGGAGAAGGCCCTGTCCTACATGGGCCTGACCCCGGGGACGAAGATCACCGACATCGCCCTCGACAAGGTGTTCATCGGCTCCTGCACCAACGGCCGCATCGAGGACCTGCGGATCGTCGCCCGCATGGTCGAGGGGCGCAAGATCCACCCGAACGTGTCGGGCATGGTGGTGCCGGGCTCGGGGCTGGTGAAGGAGCAGGCGGAGCAGGAGGGCCTCGCTCGGATCCTGATCGAGGCCGGCTTCGACTGGCGCGAGCCGGGCTGCTCGATGTGCCTCGGCATGAATGCCGACCGCCTCAAACCCCACGAGCGCTGCGCCTCGACCTCGAACCGCAACTTCGAGGGCCGCCAGGGCCACAAGGGCCGCACGCACCTCGTCTCCCCGGCGATGGCCGCGGCCGCCGCCATCGCGGGCCACTTCGTCGACATCCGCGAGTGGCCGGCCGGGGCTTGA
- a CDS encoding carbohydrate ABC transporter permease, with amino-acid sequence MAATTTPDKPDDNEGMAYLDTLPKRVVTVYLPLFVILVVLLFPFYWMVLTAIKPDEQLIDMETYNPFWVVSPTLKHISKLLFQTHYPLWLWNTMMISVAATVLSLFASVLAAYAIVRIRYKGAVAVGAAIFLAYLVPPSILFIPLATIIQAYGLYDSPFALVLVYPTILIPFSTWLLMGYFKTIPYELEECALIDGASRWQILVKIILPLAVPGLISAGIFSLTLCWNEFIYALTFLSSTDNKTVPVAVVSEFVDGDIYRWGSLMAGALVGSLPLVILYSFFVEHYVSAMTGAVKE; translated from the coding sequence CCGAAGCGCGTCGTCACGGTCTACCTGCCGCTCTTCGTCATCCTGGTGGTGCTGCTCTTCCCGTTCTACTGGATGGTCCTGACCGCCATCAAACCGGACGAGCAGCTCATCGACATGGAGACCTACAACCCGTTCTGGGTGGTCTCGCCGACGCTCAAGCACATCTCGAAGCTCCTGTTCCAGACCCATTATCCCCTGTGGCTGTGGAACACGATGATGATCTCGGTGGCGGCCACGGTGCTGTCGCTGTTCGCCAGCGTGCTCGCGGCCTACGCGATCGTGCGGATCCGCTACAAGGGCGCGGTCGCGGTCGGCGCGGCGATCTTCCTCGCCTACCTGGTGCCGCCCTCGATCCTGTTCATCCCGCTCGCCACCATCATCCAGGCCTACGGGCTCTACGATTCGCCCTTCGCCCTGGTGCTGGTCTATCCCACCATCCTGATCCCGTTCTCGACCTGGCTGCTGATGGGGTACTTCAAGACGATTCCCTACGAGCTGGAGGAGTGCGCGCTCATCGACGGGGCGAGCCGCTGGCAGATCCTCGTCAAGATCATCCTGCCGCTGGCGGTGCCGGGGCTGATCTCGGCCGGCATCTTCTCGCTGACCCTGTGCTGGAACGAGTTCATCTACGCGCTGACCTTCCTGTCCTCGACCGACAACAAGACCGTGCCGGTGGCGGTGGTGAGCGAGTTCGTCGACGGCGACATCTATCGCTGGGGCTCGCTGATGGCGGGGGCGCTCGTCGGCTCGCTGCCGCTGGTGATCCTGTACTCGTTCTTCGTCGAGCACTACGTCTCGGCGATGACCGGGGCGGTGAAGGAATGA